The Plasmodium vinckei vinckei genome assembly, chromosome: PVVCY_14 genome window below encodes:
- a CDS encoding SUMO-activating enzyme subunit 2, putative codes for MHKTIRKIFDSKICERLESMNILLVGAGGIGSEFLKTIITIGCKNIDIIDIDTIDITNLNRQFLFKKKDVKKHKSLVAKERALKHRKDLNINAYTFDVCTMKGSDISKYDYVINALDNIKARKYVNKLCITEKKVLIEAGSTGYNGQVYPIFSNETKCYNCEEKPKNKTYAICTIRQTPSLPEHCVAWGKLIFETFFCKNDNETLIDIKKHIEEESKKRNMDKEEIIRFIFNYLFHDTINELIALKKDYAIMPKPILFEENNNQESHNIEKSNQEKSGNNLKTNDNKIGENNSIQLSSQNIWDKEKCIEMYVSTFNKLYKYLNIKKETEEYLIFDKDDDDCINFITSLSNLRMINFSIKQKSKFDIQSIAGNIIPAISSTNAIVAAFQAVQLVHVIEHFELLKEKETEQNENKKNEITLRDSKAKHIWIKNVVNGNKIFSRGNIVNAENLEKPNPNCYVCQQQVINIYIKNFNDITLNSFVKEICMNELSFLNPFLDNQDRNIFDYDTFLDNDDDYMKSLSNSLHEWDIKHDDILTLTDAQDTKNQIEIHLKEDKSLENLYLISSKLTKKRKPEVAEIEERPAKSAKKMKSAPEDDIIIVDNAETNDEKKVEEIIIDNTENNEESVVVID; via the exons ATGCACAAAACtataagaaaaattttTGATAGTAAAATATGTGAAAGACTAGAGagtatgaatatattattggTAGGGGCTGGGGGAATAGGAAgtgaatttttaaaaactatAATTACTATAGGATGTAAAAACATAGATATAATAGATATTGACACAATTGatataacaaatttaaatagacaatttttatttaaaaaaaaagatgtaaaaaaacataaatcaTTAGTAGCAAAGGAAAGAGCATTAAAACATCGAAaagatttaaatattaatgcaTATACATTTGATGTGTGTACTATGAAAGGTAGtgatatttcaaaatatgattATGTAATAAATGCATTAGATAATATTAAGGCTCGaaaatatgttaataaGTTATGTAtaacagaaaaaaaagttttgaTAGAAGCAGGAAGTACGGGATATAATGGACAAGTATAtccaatattttcaaatgaaACAAAATGTTATAATTGTGAAGAAAAAcccaaaaataaaacttatGCAATATGTACTATAAGACAAACACCATCTTTACCTGAACATTGTGTTGCATGGGGAAAACTTATTTttgaaacatttttttgtaaaaatgaCAATGAAACATTaattgatataaaaaagcatATTGAAGAAGAATcaaagaaaagaaatatgGATAAAGAAGAGATTATccgatttatttttaattatttatttcatgatacaataaatgaattaatcgctttaaaaaaagattatGCAATTATGCCCAAACCAATATTgtttgaagaaaataacaatCAAGAATCTcataatattgaaaagtCAAACCAGGAAAAATCAGGCAACAATTTGAAaacaaatgataataaaataggtgaaaataattctatACAATTATCTTCTCAAAATATATGGGATAAAGAAAAGTGTATAGAAATGTATGTAAGtacttttaataaattatataaatatttaaatattaaaaaagagacagaagaatatttaatatttgataaagatgatgatgattgtattaattttataacatCCTTATCGAACTTAAGAATGATTAACTTTTcaattaaacaaaaaagtaAATTTGATATACAATCAATAGCAGGGAATATAATTCCTGCTATTTCATCAACCAATGCAATTGTTGCTGCTTTTCAAGCTGTTCAACTTGTTCATGTCATTGAGCATTTTGAacttttaaaagaaaaagaaaccgaacaaaatgaaaataaaaaaaacgaaataACTTTAAGGGATAGTAAAGCTAAACATATATggattaaaaatgttgtcaatggaaataaaatattttcacgaggaaatattgttaatgcagaaaatttagaaaaacCAAATCCAAATTGCTATGTATGTCAACAGCAAgtgataaatatttatatcaaaaattttaatgatataaCATTAAATAGTTTTGTAAAAGAAATTTGTATGAATGAATTATCATTCCTAAATCCATTTTTAGATAATCAAGATAGAAACATATTTGATTATGATACATTTTTAGATAATGATGATGATTATATGAAAAGCTTATCAAATTCGTTACATGAATGGGATATAAAACATGATGATATTCTAACTTTAACTGATGCTCAAGATACTAAAAATCAAATAGAAATTCATTTAAAAGAGGATAAATCATTGGAAAATTTATACTTAATAAGTAGCAAATTAaccaaaaaaagaaaaccaGAGGTGGCAGAAATCGAAGAAAGACCCGCAAAAAG tgcaaaaaaaatgaaatccGCCCCAGAGGatgatattattattgtggATAACGCTGAAACGAATGACGAGAAAAAAGttgaagaaataataatcgaCAACactgaaaataatgaagaatCAGTTGTAGTCATTGATTAA